One part of the Haliotis asinina isolate JCU_RB_2024 chromosome 2, JCU_Hal_asi_v2, whole genome shotgun sequence genome encodes these proteins:
- the LOC137273690 gene encoding fucolectin-like: protein MAVVSSGKTTVSSSIWETYSPDLAVDNNFQTNFYAGSCFSTDVGDMQPYWYVDLGRDCNIYQVTLTNRGDMQEERMRNIEVDVLTSPPTSMTPTGDFCGTVTGSVGAGETTPVYCPHTNTTGGFTFPRGRYVRVRKTSMEDKYDLLTLCEVRVVAIFFPTNGHFISSTNELDLDSHKDRFYGWSGRLF from the exons ATGGCGGTGGTGTCTAGTGGCAAGACCACAGTATCGTCATCCATTTGGGAAACATACTCACCTGACCTCGCAGTCGACAACAACTTTCAGACCAACTTCTACGCAGGCAGCTGCTTCTCCACCGACGTGGGTGACATGCAGCCCTACTGGTACGTGGACCTGGGTAGAGACTGCAACATTTACCAAGTGACCCTCACCAACAGGGGCGACATGCAGG AGGAACGTATGAGAAACATTGAGGTGGATGTTCTCACCAGTCCACCTACCAGCATGACCCCAACAGGTGACTTTTGTGGGACAGTGACTGGAAGCGTGGgtgcaggggagacaactcctgtCTACTGCCCTCACACCAATACCACAGGTGGTTTCACATTCCCAAGGGGGCGCTATGTCCGCGTTAGGAAAACCAGCATGGAAGACAAGTATGACCTCTTGACCTTATGCGAGGTCCGCGTGGTGGCAATATTCTTCCCTACGAATGGTCATTTTATTTCTTCCACAAATGAGCTTGATTTGGACAGCCATAAAGACAGGTTCTATGGCTGGTCCGGTCgtttgttttaa
- the LOC137271779 gene encoding fucolectin-6-like has protein sequence MIARVLLYFMVMGSACAWNVFVSTSEVAQGQTAGSTSSFFFGSENLNATADLAVDGDPNGDFLSGSCFSSDIGDTNPVWYVDLGANMEIYSVKIFNRGDCCADRLRDITIDVVENNPLSGNPGNVVNCGSIGDPGGVGLNGTIEIVCPFQTFQFTSHYEKYFQIEYPQGQYIRIMKTGDELLNFCEVEVKAATGIFYKHKSKRNRKGDRNDLVPQGFHEYQPSQDENLQGVPVPLPYSNVNHEGVTDTDESGGTSTDDQ, from the exons ATGATCGCTCGAGTTCTCCTTTACTTCATGGTCATGGGGTCCGCCTGTG CATGGAATGTATTCGTCTCAACAAGCGAGGTCGCTCAAGGACAAACCGCAGGATCCACATCGTCTTTCTTTTTCGGGTCTGAAAACCTTAACGCAACGGCAGACTTGGCTGTCGACGGTGACCCAAACGGCGACTTCCTCTCAGGCAGCTGTTTCTCCAGTGATATCGGAGATACCAACCCCGTGTGGTATGTGGACCTCGGGGCTAACATGGAGATCTACAGCGTCAAGATCTTCAACAGAGGAGATTGTTGTG CTGATCGTCTCAGAGACATTACCATCGACGTTGTCGAGAACAATCCCTTGTCTGGCAACCCCGGAAACGTGGTCAACTGTGGCAGCATTGGTGATCCTGGCGGCGTGGGCCTAAACGGAACCATCGAGATTGTGTGTCCCTTCCAAACCTTCCAATTCACTTCACACTATGAAAAATACTTCCAGATTGAATACCCACAAGGCCAATACATCCGCATCATGAAAACGGGCGACGAACTGTTGAATTTTTGTGAGGTGGAGGTTAAAGCCGCCACCGGTATCTTCTACAAACATAAATCGAAAAGAAACCGCAAGGGTGACCGCAATGACCTTGTTCCTCAAGGCTTTCACGAGTACCAACCAAGCCAAGACGAGAACCTTCAGGGTGTTCCCGTTCCCTTACCGTATTCCAATGTCAATCACGAAGGGGTGACTGATACTGATGAAAGCGGGGGAACATCGACAGATGACCAGTGA
- the LOC137271780 gene encoding fucolectin-like, with protein sequence MGSACAWNVFVSISEVAQGQTAGSTSSFFFGSENLNATADLAVDGDPNGDFLSGSCFSSDMGDTDPVWYVDLGANMEIYSVKIFNRGDCCADRLRDITIDVVENNPLSGNPGNVVNCGSIGDPGGVGLNGTIEIVCPFQTFQFTSHYEKYFRIEYPQGQYIRIMKTGDELLNFCEVEVQAATGIFYKHKSKRNRKGDRNDLVPQGFHEYQPSQDENLQGVPVPLPYSNVNHVNEGVTDTDESGETSTDDQ encoded by the exons ATGGGGTCCGCCTGTG CATGGAATGTATTCGTCTCAATAAGCGAAGTCGCTCAAGGACAGACTGCAGGATCCACATCGTCTTTCTTTTTCGGGTCTGAAAACCTTAACGCAACGGCAGACTTGGCTGTCGACGGTGACCCAAACGGCGACTTCCTCTCAGGCAGCTGTTTCTCCAGCGATATGGGGGACACCGACCCCGTGTGGTATGTGGACCTCGGGGCTAACATGGAGATCTACAGCGTCAAGATCTTCAACAGAGGAGATTGTTGTG CTGATCGTCTCAGAGACATTACCATCGACGTTGTCGAGAACAATCCCTTGTCTGGCAACCCCGGAAACGTGGTCAACTGTGGCAGCATTGGTGATCCTGGCGGCGTGGGCCTAAACGGAACCATCGAGATTGTGTGTCCCTTCCAAACCTTCCAGTTCACTTCACACTATGAAAAATACTTCCGGATTGAATACCCACAAGGCCAATACATCCGCATCATGAAAACGGGCGACGAACTGTTGAATTTTTGTGAGGTGGAGGTTCAAGCCGCCACCGGTATCTTCTACAAACATAAATCGAAAAGAAACCGCAAGGGTGACCGCAATGACCTTGTTCCTCAAGGCTTTCATGAGTATCAACCAAGCCAAGACGAGAACCTTCAGGGTGTTCCCGTTCCCTTACCGTATTCCAATGTCAATCACGTCAATGAAGGGGTGACTGATACTGATGAAAGCGGGGAAACATCGACAGATGACCAGTGA
- the LOC137271778 gene encoding fucolectin-6-like has protein sequence MFAWVPFLFMVIGSACAWNVFVSTSEVAQGQTAGSTSSFFFGSENLNATADLAVDGDPNGDFLSGSCFSSDIGDTNPVWYVDLGANMEIYSVKIFNRGDCCADRLRDITIDVVENNPLSGNPGNVVNCGSIGDPGGVGLNGTIEIVCPFQTFQFTSHYEKYFQIEYPQGQYIRIMKTGDELLNFCEVEVKAATGIFYKHKSKRNRKGDRNDLVPQGFHEYQPSQDENLQGVPVPLPYSNVNHVDEGVTDTDESAETSTDDQ, from the exons ATGTTCGCTTGGGTTCCCTTCCTTTTCATGGTCATAGGGTCCGCCTGTG CATGGAATGTATTCGTCTCAACAAGCGAGGTCGCTCAAGGACAAACCGCAGGATCCACATCGTCTTTCTTTTTCGGGTCTGAAAACCTTAACGCAACGGCAGACTTGGCTGTCGACGGTGACCCAAACGGCGACTTCCTCTCAGGCAGCTGTTTCTCCAGTGATATCGGAGATACCAACCCCGTGTGGTATGTGGACCTCGGGGCTAACATGGAGATCTACAGCGTCAAGATCTTCAACAGAGGAGATTGTTGTG CTGATCGTCTCAGAGACATTACCATCGACGTTGTCGAGAACAATCCCTTGTCTGGCAACCCCGGAAACGTGGTCAACTGTGGCAGCATTGGTGATCCTGGCGGCGTGGGCCTAAACGGAACCATCGAGATTGTGTGTCCCTTCCAAACCTTCCAGTTCACTTCACACTATGAAAAATACTTCCAGATTGAATACCCACAAGGCCAATACATCCGCATCATGAAAACGGGCGACGAACTGTTGAATTTTTGTGAGGTGGAGGTTAAAGCCGCCACCGGTATCTTCTACAAACATAAATCGAAAAGAAACCGCAAGGGTGACCGCAATGACCTTGTTCCTCAAGGCTTTCACGAGTACCAACCAAGCCAAGACGAGAACCTTCAGGGTGTTCCCGTTCCCTTACCGTATTCCAATGTCAATCACGTCGATGAAGGGGTGACTGATACTGATGAAAGCGCGGAAACATCGACAGATGACCAGTGA